In one window of Opitutus sp. GAS368 DNA:
- a CDS encoding TonB-dependent receptor — translation MTKHLTSCRPAGRRSPRIFQAVFTVLLALALSAGLGAAEPVRKDYDLPAAAAAAALKQFSAQSGEQLLFSADAVAGVTTQPVKGRFTAREALDRLVAGTNLIVQQDERTGALAVTRKAPAENKPAPAPKAAAKGEDSPVLLEKFVVTGSNIHRLDQERVLPLTVITPADMAIRDASQPSDLLQALPMVTGLPGNETAFATQNARGDNASVSLRGLVSGNTLILLNGRRLVPHPISQSEGTVIALSTNVNQLPNRGLASVEVLRDGASSIYGTDAVAGVVNYITQTRFTGTELALHYGETSYHDGKEVRATLTHGLDFANNKGHFLIIADFYDRQAIYQRDRPFDPTGDLTGVAPAPWNVPTDTTFNFRSTSSAYGSYLTGMVTATDQYGTVTTFSRIVPNALQATLMNPTSGLFAIVPVTGSQPVIAKATPTRAASGPGFDYFWNSNVYRVIQPQSTRGNIFTGTTYELNDRITAFADLSLYRAHSYTYREPDTYSASSDGFLIVPTTNPYNPFGTRFWDPAGAPNADGTPRLTGTPLAVSITNKRFEDLATRLDTVTDSVYRGLVGLRGKVADSWNWESAALWSEGRATEYEAGSTRRSLLKAAINQTDPTLAFNPFEKTFAVQNGTIAVTGEAQNPESVIATFRAPYIRSGTTKLGSGDFKASGEIYPIWGGNIISGAFGGEFRYESYDDVRPPFVGLSPAGSGLNPTLGDFVSASSRPDTHGQRHVAAAYAESVIPLLNSEHALPLVHALELTASARFERYSDFGSTVKPKYGLNWKPAPWMMVRASYNEGFHAPNLAELFTGSQISKNLGAKDTYRANVTQLATDSSTTLNVISSGNSSLRPEKSVGKSGGIVIDVPRITGLSLSVDYWEIRQKDVIASGGGIPDDTAALLNATQAALAAGQNINSIDLGSGTLNYKGDASVVRLPVTQADKDLFAAYNATQPPGNQRAVVGAINYTLASYFNKAEQFVNGFDFDLNYRLPRMALGNFTFDTAWTLLNSFYSYNAAGAPRTELRDSNGVAVGGATPRWRGTVTLRWQHRHWGAGVGMYYTGSFTDVAATTSQTTYDSLGDPGYIRPVFSNGAYSYRYVVHDSESYNVNLSYHFTSKNRWLNDTEFRLGINNVLNTKPPLSANSIGYDPTVYNVMARGRTFSFQITKKL, via the coding sequence ATGACCAAGCACCTTACGTCCTGCCGGCCCGCGGGCCGGCGTTCCCCCCGTATTTTCCAGGCGGTGTTCACCGTCCTGTTGGCCCTCGCGCTGTCGGCCGGGCTCGGCGCCGCCGAGCCGGTCCGCAAGGACTACGATCTCCCCGCGGCGGCCGCGGCCGCCGCGCTCAAGCAGTTCTCCGCGCAGTCCGGCGAACAGCTCTTGTTTTCCGCCGACGCGGTCGCCGGCGTGACGACCCAGCCCGTCAAGGGACGGTTCACCGCCCGCGAGGCGCTCGACCGTCTGGTCGCCGGCACCAACCTGATCGTGCAGCAGGACGAGCGCACCGGCGCGCTGGCCGTGACCCGCAAGGCCCCGGCTGAAAACAAGCCGGCCCCCGCCCCGAAGGCCGCCGCCAAGGGCGAGGACAGCCCCGTCCTGCTCGAGAAGTTCGTCGTCACCGGCTCGAACATCCACCGGCTCGACCAGGAAAGAGTCCTGCCCCTCACCGTCATCACCCCGGCGGACATGGCGATCCGCGACGCGTCGCAGCCGTCGGATTTGCTGCAGGCGTTGCCCATGGTCACGGGGTTGCCCGGAAACGAGACGGCGTTTGCCACCCAGAATGCACGCGGGGACAATGCCTCGGTGTCGTTGCGCGGCCTGGTTTCAGGCAATACGCTGATTCTGCTCAATGGGCGCCGGCTCGTGCCGCACCCGATCAGTCAAAGCGAAGGCACGGTGATCGCCCTTTCCACCAACGTAAATCAATTGCCCAACCGCGGCCTGGCCAGCGTGGAGGTGCTGCGCGACGGGGCCTCGTCAATTTACGGAACCGACGCGGTTGCCGGCGTGGTGAACTACATCACCCAGACCCGTTTTACCGGAACCGAGCTGGCGTTGCATTACGGGGAAACCAGTTACCACGACGGCAAGGAGGTGCGCGCCACGCTCACCCATGGGCTCGATTTCGCCAACAACAAGGGACACTTCCTGATCATTGCCGACTTCTATGACCGGCAGGCGATCTACCAGCGCGACCGGCCTTTCGATCCGACGGGAGACCTCACCGGGGTGGCCCCGGCCCCGTGGAATGTCCCGACCGACACCACCTTTAATTTTCGCTCAACCTCGAGCGCCTACGGCAGCTACCTGACGGGCATGGTCACCGCCACCGACCAATACGGGACCGTCACGACTTTCTCGCGCATTGTGCCCAATGCCCTTCAGGCCACGCTCATGAACCCGACTTCGGGGCTGTTTGCCATCGTCCCGGTGACCGGCAGCCAGCCGGTGATCGCGAAAGCCACTCCGACCCGCGCCGCCAGCGGGCCGGGCTTCGACTACTTTTGGAACAGCAATGTCTACCGGGTGATCCAGCCGCAATCCACGCGAGGCAACATCTTCACGGGCACCACCTATGAGCTCAACGACCGGATCACCGCCTTTGCGGACCTGAGCCTGTATCGGGCCCATTCTTATACCTATCGCGAGCCCGATACCTATTCGGCGAGCTCGGATGGATTCCTCATTGTCCCGACGACGAATCCCTACAATCCGTTTGGCACGCGATTCTGGGATCCCGCCGGCGCGCCCAATGCCGACGGCACACCGCGGCTTACGGGCACGCCCCTGGCCGTGTCCATCACCAACAAGCGGTTCGAAGACCTCGCCACCCGCCTGGACACCGTGACCGACTCGGTCTATCGCGGCTTGGTCGGACTGCGGGGCAAGGTGGCGGATTCCTGGAATTGGGAATCGGCCGCGCTCTGGTCGGAAGGCCGCGCCACCGAATATGAGGCGGGATCCACGCGGCGGAGCCTGCTCAAGGCGGCGATCAACCAAACCGATCCGACCCTGGCGTTCAATCCGTTCGAAAAGACCTTCGCCGTCCAAAACGGCACCATCGCCGTCACCGGCGAAGCGCAAAACCCGGAGAGCGTGATCGCCACGTTTCGCGCGCCTTACATCCGCAGCGGAACCACCAAACTGGGCAGCGGGGACTTCAAGGCTTCCGGGGAGATCTATCCCATCTGGGGCGGCAACATCATCAGTGGCGCGTTCGGCGGCGAATTTCGCTACGAGTCGTATGACGACGTTCGCCCTCCGTTTGTCGGCCTGAGTCCGGCCGGCTCGGGCCTGAATCCCACCCTGGGGGACTTTGTCTCCGCCTCGTCGCGACCGGATACGCACGGGCAACGGCACGTCGCGGCCGCCTATGCCGAGTCGGTGATACCCCTGCTGAACAGCGAGCATGCCTTGCCTCTGGTCCACGCACTGGAATTGACGGCCTCGGCCAGATTCGAGCGGTATTCGGATTTTGGTTCCACGGTTAAGCCAAAATATGGACTCAATTGGAAACCGGCACCGTGGATGATGGTCCGGGCCTCATACAACGAGGGCTTCCATGCCCCCAATCTCGCCGAATTGTTCACCGGCAGCCAGATCAGCAAAAACCTCGGCGCCAAGGACACCTACCGCGCAAATGTCACGCAACTTGCGACGGATTCCTCAACCACCCTTAACGTCATCTCGTCCGGCAATAGCAGCCTCAGGCCGGAGAAGTCGGTGGGCAAATCCGGCGGCATCGTCATCGATGTGCCGCGGATCACCGGGCTCTCGCTCTCGGTCGACTACTGGGAGATCCGGCAAAAGGACGTGATCGCCTCCGGGGGCGGGATCCCCGATGATACCGCGGCCCTCCTCAACGCCACGCAGGCGGCGCTGGCGGCCGGGCAGAATATCAACTCGATTGACCTGGGCTCCGGAACCCTCAACTACAAAGGCGACGCCTCCGTCGTGCGCCTTCCGGTCACCCAGGCGGACAAGGATCTTTTCGCGGCCTACAACGCCACTCAGCCGCCCGGCAACCAGCGGGCCGTGGTCGGGGCCATCAACTACACCCTGGCCAGTTATTTCAACAAGGCGGAGCAGTTCGTGAACGGCTTCGATTTCGATCTCAACTATCGGCTGCCAAGGATGGCGCTCGGCAATTTCACGTTCGATACGGCCTGGACGCTGCTAAACTCCTTTTATTCATACAATGCCGCGGGCGCTCCCCGCACCGAATTGCGGGACAGCAACGGGGTGGCCGTGGGTGGCGCAACGCCGCGCTGGCGTGGAACCGTGACGCTCAGATGGCAACACCGGCACTGGGGAGCAGGCGTGGGCATGTATTATACGGGCAGCTTCACCGATGTTGCGGCGACGACCTCCCAGACCACTTATGATTCACTGGGCGATCCCGGCTATATCCGCCCGGTGTTTTCCAATGGCGCTTACAGTTATCGTTATGTCGTGCACGATTCAGAATCGTATAACGTAAACCTGAGCTATCACTTCACCTCGAAAAACCGGTGGCTGAACGATACGGAATTTCGCCTCGGCATTAACAACGTGCTCAACACCAAGCCGCCGCTGAGCGCCAATTCGATCGGCTATGATCCCACGGTCTACAATGTCATGGCCCGGGGCCGCACCTTTTCGTTTCAAATTACGAAAAAGCTCTAG